In Triticum urartu cultivar G1812 chromosome 6, Tu2.1, whole genome shotgun sequence, the following proteins share a genomic window:
- the LOC125516008 gene encoding uncharacterized protein LOC125516008, translating to MAGPVNSAARSVAAVAALLLLLAASAADAATSSTVVAGMVFCDQCRDGARGLFDYPLYGARVSIQCGGGDTPITVRECNTNWFGGFSVRMEGSPDMNRCTARVVHATGHCSAAATAEPRELTLAFRMLGLALYTVLPLLSQPEQPMDFCPRAGLVPPHDPAAAAATPSPPLTVAPGPVYSPVPIFWRRRPRLLPPVWRRPPTVPQQPEPEAIPSPPAPSSSETPADGSGSGSSSGSACAYDQWTLPEHRCHWKVVTPNTTVAMAFGPLAAQRYGPDMTLREALDGRGDPYRTLLREATAALLNAYYNAPGSPFLYPTTASVLDHLNGALLSSAQRVLIEGARFRRANTGGGGPAGRTKLPCDFTPCAATNTTTTG from the exons ATGGCGGGTCCTGTCAACAGCGCCGCGAGGAGCGTGGCGGCGGTGgccgcgctgctgctgctgctggccGCGTCCGCGGCGGACGCGGCGACCAGCAGCACGGTGGTCGCCGGCATGGTGTTCTGCGACCAGTGCAGGGACGGCGCCCGCGGCCTCTTCGACTACCCGCTCTACG GGGCGCGGGTGTCCATCcagtgcggcggcggcgacacGCCGATCACGGTGCGGGAGTGCAACACCAACTGGTTCGGCGGCTTCTCCGTGCGCATGGAGGGGTCGCCGGACATGAACCGCTGCACGGCGCGCGTCGTCCACGCCACCGGCCactgctccgccgccgccaccgccgagcCGCGCGAGCTCACGCTCGCCTTCCGCATGCTCGGCCTCGCCCTCTACACCGTGCTGCCGCTGCTCTCGCAGCCGGAGCAGCCCATggacttctgcccccgtgccggcCTCGTTCCTCCGCACGACCCGGCGGCCGCGGCTGCTACGCCATCGCCTCCCCTGACGGTGGCGCCGGGCCCGGTGTATTCCCCGGTGCCGATCTTCTGGCGCCGCAGGCCGCGGCTCCTGCCTCCCGTCTGGCGCCGCCCGCCGACGGTGCCGCAGCAGCCAGAGCCGGAGGCTATCccctcgccgcccgcgccttCCTCAAGCGAAACGCCGGCCGATGGCTCGGGCTCCGGCTCAAGCTCCGGCTCCGCGTGCGCGTACGACCAGTGGACGTTGCCGGAGCACCGGTGCCACTGGAAGGTCGTGACGCCCAACACGACGGTGGCCATGGCGTTCGGCCCGCTGGCGGCGCAGCGGTACGGGCCGGACATGACGCTGCGGGAGGCGCTCGACGGCCGCGGCGACCCCTACCGCACGCTGCTCCGGGAGGCCACGGCGGCGCTGCTCAACGCCTACTACAACGCGCCGGGGTCGCCCTTCCTCTACCCCACCACCGCCAGCGTCCTCGACCACCTCAACGGCGCGCTCCTCAGCTCCGCCCAGCGCGTGCTCATCGAGGGCGCCCGCTTCCGCCGCGCCAACACCGGCGGCGGGGGACCTGCCGGCCGGACCAAGCTGCCATGCGACTTCACCCCGTGCGCCGCCACCAACACCACCACCACAGGCTGA